The Anabaena sp. PCC 7108 region GCTGCTGACTTTCCAGCAATTTTTGTTGTGCGGAGTAAGTTCATGTCTAGGACAGTAGCCCGAATTTCTAGAGGTTGTCTGTCCTTGAGAGGAAGATTATATTCTGGGTCTGGGTCTGCTCCACCATCAATATTAGTGAAGGTTTCTAATGTTCCCGTTTTATTTTTATGAATTGCTTTTACCTGCCTGGCATCCAAAAAGGCAGTTTCAAAAATTGCACCGTGAGGAATAACAGCATTACTAGGTGAGATACTCTTATCTAAAATCTGGAGGGCGCAAATGGCCGCATCAATTGTAGATTGTTGTGAAAGAGTGCGCTCTGTTGCTGTTGTTGCTAAAGCTGTTTTGAGAAGTCCATCATCTATGGAACGTTCATTTTTATATTTTAAGTTCGACTGGTAAGTTAACAATGGTAGATAACTACTAACGGTTTTAGTAGGTGGTCCATAAACTATACCATTATTGGATTTACCACCAGTAACAGTAACATCAGTACCACCACCAAAACCAGGAGGAGCAGTCCAGGAAGGTAATCCAGTTTTATTCTTAGCTGTGGTGCTGTTGGTCGGGTCATAAAAGCTACTGACACAGGCTATAGGCTTTGGAGAGTTTTGGTTATAATCAGTGGGGTTGTAGTGATAAACCGCCGTCGCCCGCATCTTTAAGTATGGTAAATCTTCTGCTTCAGGTGTACCCTTTGTAAATTTAATCTCTGGATCATACATCCAATAGGGATAAGAGGTTTGGGGGGATGACACTTCATCAAATACAGGCATCATATCCGACCAAATTTTCGTAGAAGCTGTGGTGAAATCAGTAGTGGTAGTTGAATCAACTTTACGCAAATAAATCCCTGCACCTGTAACTACTCGTAATCCACCTACAGGATCTTGAGGGTTTTCTGGGATTCTTGCAGCGTCTAGTTCCCAACCTCTATCTCTGTCGGTAGATCCCACATCAACTAATGTCTGTACGCGCGAGAGACGATAGCGACCTTTTTTGGTGTCAGGTTGTTCGGGATCGAAGTTGTCCCAGTCAATACCACTTATAGTTTGAGTATCTATGGATTCGGGTCCAACAAACTGAGGCGTGAATTTGGGATTTTTTGGGTCTGAAGTCTTCCACCACAATTGAGGTAAGTTATTACCAACTCTAACTCTATCTCCTAAGAGAGGTTCTTTTCCCTCGACGTTCTGGTAAGCAGGTTCGGTTGCTGGAGGTTCAAGTAGAGTCCCATTGGTATTGAGTTTCAATGTGGCAAAGCCAGTCTCTGTGATGCCATCAGTGGGTTTTGTAGGAAAAGCCCAAGCATCTATTGGACGTAGTGAATCAGGATCACTATTAGTAGTTTGGTATGGTTTGTTTGTAGCAAAACCACCTAAAGCATCTCCGCCAAAATCGACTTCGTTGAAGGGTACACGTCGAGTCCGTTTTCTAAAGTAAATCTCTAACTGTTCATCACGTATATCTGGTATTTCCGCCGGCGTGGGGTTGAAACTTTCAACAGCTTGTGTTACTTCTGATGGGTCATTACTTGTACTCTCATAAGTAGCATAACTAGCATTGACAGCGATAGGATTATCATCTGTATACGCTTTCACTAATCGGTTGAGACGCTGTGCATAAGCCAGGTTGTTGTAAGCTATTTTAGATGTAGGTATATCCGAGCTTTTGACTGATTCGTTATTTTGGAGTGATACTTTTGAAGGATCAGCATTTTTTCCTGGAAATAAATCAAACTCAGTATATTTACCAGTGGCATTGTCTGTAAATGAACCACTAGCTATATTGCCACCAACTGTAACTTTAGCGTTCTCACCATCGTAAAAGCAGGAAGCCTTGCTGCTAACTTGATATAACCTGATATTTCCTGAGCCTGAACCAGTTAAAAAATTGCTATTAGTAATGATTCTACCATTGAGTCTAAAGTCACTACCAGGAGTTAATATCAGGTCATCTTCATAAACGACTGCGTTGTTAACTAGAGATTGCTGAACTTTGTCTTGTTCATATTCTAGAGCGGAGAAACCTCTATTTTTATTAGGTTCATAGTTTTCTTGATCAGGAAGCTTTGTTTCGTCTGTTTCTGTTATTGGTACCGTCGCTGTATAAACAAAGAATGCCTTAACTAGTCTTAATGACTTGGTACTCTGGAACCAACCATTGACACCGACTAAACTTGCACTACTATCTCCGGCATTGGCACAGGAAGAACCTATACTTGCAAAAGTCATAGGTGTTGATCTAGCCTGTAAAGAAGTTCTTTCGGTTTTATATTGAGTTTGATTGTTATTCAACTCAGGATTTTTATAGTAAATCCCATATAAAGTGTAGCTATCAAATTTACCGTTGCTATCAGTATCAACCGGGAATCGCCACGCTGTTTGTAATTTTTCTGTTGTATCTTCTGGATTAGTAAGTTCTAGAAGCGTTTCATCACCAAATGTGTATTCTTTAATGGTATCTTTGTCTGCTAAAACACCATCTAATGCTTTATCACTTGGTGTAGATCGTGGTAGTCTTTTGTCATTAAATAACTTGGTTAATTTAGCTCTAGCTCTATCAAGGGCAGGTGTGGAGGCAGTAAGAACAGCTTGATTAACGCGAACATTGCTGGCATTTTTAGCCCGGTCAAAAGACCGAAACATAATTGCAATGGTCAGGAGAACAACTACTATAGATACCATTACCACCGTTGGCAACACAAAACCAGCATTAGCCGCTTCTGTCTTTTTGTTAACGCCAAAAACGGTTCTGAGTAGCCAAATAAGTTGTTTTTTAGTGGTTTGGAAAAACTTACGGTAGATTTTTTTGGATATTCTTATGAATGCCTTGACTGGATAACGTTTTTGAGACATAGCTGCTCCCTTTGTCAAGTAATGTGGTAGGTATTTTTAATTTTTTGTCGATATCTGCAAGTTTGCCTAACAATTTATTTTGCAGACAAATATCCAGACGATTTTTTATGTAAATGTTGTATTCTGGGCTATTAACTAAGTTAATGAATCAAGTATTTACACACTTAGACTGCTGATTTTAGTTATAACATTGTTGAAATCTTGATTCGCATCTGGAAATTACTGAATTTTTGACCCTTATTTATACAAAAATAGCTGATTTTTGTGGCTTTTTTTGAGTAATTGTACGCAAGTTAATGTTATTTTCAATGTAAATTCATAAAGTTTCTATGAAGACTGCAAGGTTATATTACCCAGTTTTCAAGGAAAAAATATCACTAAAGGTAAAAAATAAATTAGATATCTGAGAAAAACGAATGTAGAGACGTTCCATGTAACGTCTCTACTTCTTCTTGTTCTTCTACTTTCCATATAGAGTGTGGGAATGAATCTCTCCGTCTGTACATCTGTCCATTTTAACTAAATTAGCCAAAAAAGCCGCAACCTCCCTAAATGGGGAGGCTGTTGGTGCAAATCAACATTTGCTAATTCTGGCAAGTGCCAAGAAATAAGGGTTGGGGCGTAACTTTAGTAATGGTTGAGGTTAATACCAGCTTCTTTAGCCATTGCTTCTAAACCTTTGACTTCTAAGGTTTTGATGGCTTTGGTGGATAGTTTCATTTTCACCCAGCGATTACCACCTGCCCACCAAACACGCTTACTTTGCAGATTAACGTGTTGTAGGCGCTTGGTGTGACGGTTGGAG contains the following coding sequences:
- the hpsA gene encoding hormogonium polysaccharide biosynthesis protein HpsA — protein: MSQKRYPVKAFIRISKKIYRKFFQTTKKQLIWLLRTVFGVNKKTEAANAGFVLPTVVMVSIVVVLLTIAIMFRSFDRAKNASNVRVNQAVLTASTPALDRARAKLTKLFNDKRLPRSTPSDKALDGVLADKDTIKEYTFGDETLLELTNPEDTTEKLQTAWRFPVDTDSNGKFDSYTLYGIYYKNPELNNNQTQYKTERTSLQARSTPMTFASIGSSCANAGDSSASLVGVNGWFQSTKSLRLVKAFFVYTATVPITETDETKLPDQENYEPNKNRGFSALEYEQDKVQQSLVNNAVVYEDDLILTPGSDFRLNGRIITNSNFLTGSGSGNIRLYQVSSKASCFYDGENAKVTVGGNIASGSFTDNATGKYTEFDLFPGKNADPSKVSLQNNESVKSSDIPTSKIAYNNLAYAQRLNRLVKAYTDDNPIAVNASYATYESTSNDPSEVTQAVESFNPTPAEIPDIRDEQLEIYFRKRTRRVPFNEVDFGGDALGGFATNKPYQTTNSDPDSLRPIDAWAFPTKPTDGITETGFATLKLNTNGTLLEPPATEPAYQNVEGKEPLLGDRVRVGNNLPQLWWKTSDPKNPKFTPQFVGPESIDTQTISGIDWDNFDPEQPDTKKGRYRLSRVQTLVDVGSTDRDRGWELDAARIPENPQDPVGGLRVVTGAGIYLRKVDSTTTTDFTTASTKIWSDMMPVFDEVSSPQTSYPYWMYDPEIKFTKGTPEAEDLPYLKMRATAVYHYNPTDYNQNSPKPIACVSSFYDPTNSTTAKNKTGLPSWTAPPGFGGGTDVTVTGGKSNNGIVYGPPTKTVSSYLPLLTYQSNLKYKNERSIDDGLLKTALATTATERTLSQQSTIDAAICALQILDKSISPSNAVIPHGAIFETAFLDARQVKAIHKNKTGTLETFTNIDGGADPDPEYNLPLKDRQPLEIRATVLDMNLLRTTKIAGKSAAQEYLLPNSGIIYATRDDALPDVTAPKTLKETARKLESTVDYKLDPTRRPNAIMLVNGSKLWREKIYRDAEKGLILATNLPAYIKGNFNLHGDFAGGTQEEFTDIKLETDTTWNKFYDRKTLNNNFACREDDPRLPKCTTGDEWRSAAVIADAVTLLSNNFRLGFRNEGDYDWNNNLGDGDSISNRTFGSNKNFLFNTYAPVIPDPAKPYVQSDTEFKKRFGTTDPYLPIDLDTDVSSPGFQGSSYLNNFVTPVVRQKVAFDFVSEVCPETDISLCTNPKSWAITNVGNVKNYKDQGQSNWGKGIVGQEMTSIKTGSLGQEPKNDWANPDFPRRIAYQRDPVTGNIVTPNKKIYGVGADGTIQLFDEACFTQGTCTTPPPLTAPAVYVPSLRQISGQWQPILQINNPKGLATSTKDGSRIFDKLDYRWLQTANATTFNLIIAAGDTPGRSKEDNGGLHNYPRFLEHWYPEFGTDGKTISQAIAAKINGIFLQLKKSAYATAPYLTSLTTDNDTGNPATNLLYNTGNAPVTNTLGRVPFSYPPTRLWGYDVGLLSQSPDLFAQKLVQPVGDLPNEYFREVGKDDKWVQTLLCANKLKDNGNGTTSTDGYAIDKDQRPPSCQ
- the rpmB gene encoding 50S ribosomal protein L28 is translated as MSRRCELTGKKANNACSVSHSNRHTKRLQHVNLQSKRVWWAGGNRWVKMKLSTKAIKTLEVKGLEAMAKEAGINLNHY